Proteins from a genomic interval of Mycobacterium conspicuum:
- a CDS encoding cytidine deaminase: protein MSRDIDWKMLRDKAIQASAGAYAKYSGFRVGAAALVDDGRVVTGCNVENVSYGLGLCAECGVVCALHATGGGRLVALACVGPDGAALMPCGRCRQVLLEHGGPELLIDHPSGARPLDDLLPDAFGPEDLAREPS, encoded by the coding sequence ATGTCGCGTGACATTGATTGGAAGATGCTGCGGGACAAGGCGATACAGGCTTCGGCTGGTGCATACGCGAAGTATTCGGGGTTCCGGGTGGGGGCGGCGGCCCTGGTCGACGACGGCCGGGTGGTCACCGGCTGCAATGTGGAGAATGTCTCATATGGCCTTGGTCTCTGCGCCGAGTGCGGCGTGGTGTGCGCGCTGCATGCGACCGGCGGCGGCCGGCTGGTGGCGCTGGCCTGCGTCGGCCCGGACGGGGCCGCGCTGATGCCGTGTGGGCGGTGCCGTCAGGTGCTGTTGGAGCACGGCGGGCCCGAGCTGCTGATCGACCATCCGAGCGGGGCGCGCCCGTTGGACGACCTGTTGCCCGACGCCTTCGGTCCTGAGGATCTAGCTCGGGAACCTTCTTGA
- a CDS encoding thymidine phosphorylase: MTDLGFDAPTVIRTKRDGGRLSDAAIDWVIDAYTDGRIAEEQMAALLMAIFWRGMDGGEIARWTTAMLTSGERMDFPFVTVDKHSTGGVGDKTTVALIPVVAACGAVVPKASGRGLGHTGGTLDKLEAIAGFSAELSPQRVREQLSDVGAAIFAAGQLAPADKRLYALRDITATVESLPLIASSVMSKKLAEGIDALVLDVKVGAGALLKSEAASRELAQTMVELGAAHGVPTQAFLTDMNGPLGAAVGNALEVAEAIDVLAGGGPPDVVELTLRLAEAMLELAGAQARDPAQTLRDGTAMDRFRRLVRAQGGDPSAPLPRGACSENVIAYRNGTMADIDAMAVGLAAWRLGAGRSRPGERVQAGAGVRIHRRAGEPVVAGEPVFTLYTDTPERFEAALAELDGGWSIGDTGDSAPGTRPLIIDRIS; this comes from the coding sequence TTGACCGACTTGGGGTTCGACGCGCCGACGGTGATCCGGACCAAGCGGGACGGCGGCCGGCTATCGGACGCCGCCATCGACTGGGTCATCGACGCCTACACCGACGGCCGGATCGCCGAGGAACAGATGGCGGCGCTGTTGATGGCGATCTTTTGGCGCGGCATGGACGGCGGTGAGATCGCCAGGTGGACAACGGCGATGCTGACGTCGGGGGAGCGGATGGACTTCCCGTTCGTCACCGTGGACAAGCATTCCACCGGCGGGGTGGGGGACAAGACCACGGTGGCGTTGATACCCGTCGTCGCGGCGTGCGGCGCGGTGGTGCCCAAGGCGTCCGGCCGGGGGCTGGGCCATACCGGCGGGACGCTGGACAAGCTGGAAGCCATCGCGGGCTTCAGCGCCGAGTTGTCCCCGCAGCGGGTGCGCGAGCAATTGAGCGACGTCGGTGCGGCGATCTTCGCCGCGGGGCAGCTGGCGCCCGCCGACAAGAGGTTGTACGCGCTGCGCGATATCACCGCGACGGTCGAATCGCTGCCGCTGATCGCCAGCTCGGTGATGAGCAAGAAGCTGGCGGAGGGCATCGATGCGCTGGTGCTCGACGTCAAGGTCGGCGCCGGCGCCCTGCTCAAGTCCGAGGCGGCCAGTCGTGAACTCGCGCAGACCATGGTGGAGCTGGGCGCCGCGCACGGGGTGCCCACCCAGGCGTTCCTGACCGACATGAACGGCCCGCTGGGCGCCGCCGTCGGCAATGCGCTGGAAGTCGCCGAGGCGATCGACGTGCTGGCCGGGGGCGGGCCGCCGGACGTGGTGGAACTGACCTTGCGGCTGGCCGAGGCGATGCTCGAGCTGGCCGGCGCGCAGGCCCGTGATCCCGCCCAGACGCTGCGCGACGGCACCGCGATGGACCGATTCCGCCGCCTGGTCCGCGCGCAGGGCGGCGACCCGTCGGCGCCGTTGCCACGCGGTGCATGCTCGGAGAACGTGATCGCCTACCGTAACGGGACGATGGCCGATATCGACGCGATGGCCGTGGGCCTGGCAGCGTGGCGGCTCGGCGCGGGCCGGTCCCGCCCGGGCGAGCGGGTCCAAGCGGGCGCGGGTGTGCGGATCCACCGGCGCGCCGGGGAACCCGTCGTCGCCGGCGAACCGGTATTCACCCTGTACACCGACACCCCGGAGCGCTTCGAGGCCGCGTTGGCCGAACTGGACGGCGGGTGGAGCATCGGCGATACCGGCGACAGCGCGCCGGGGACCAGACCACTCATCATCGATCGGATCAGCTGA
- a CDS encoding adenosine deaminase: protein MTSLSLEQIKQAPKALLHDHLDGGLRPATVLDIADQLGYDGLPATDADELATWFRTQSHSGSLERYLEPFSHTVAVMQTPESLYRVAYECVEDLAADSVVYAEVRFAPELHIDRGMSFDEIVDSVLLGFAAGEQACAAAGRPITVRLLVTAMRHAAVSREIAELAIRFRDKGVVGFDIAGAEAGNPPTRHLDAFEYMRDHNARFTIHAGEAFGLPSIHEAIAFCGADRLGHGVRIVDDIDVVDGPKGKIIRLGQQASILRDKRIPLELCPSSNVQTGAVRSIAEHPFDLLARARFRVTVNTDNRLMSDTTMSVEMHRLVEAFGYGWSDLERFTINAMKSAFIPFDQRLALIDDVIKPRYAVLIG from the coding sequence ATGACGTCGCTGTCGCTGGAGCAGATCAAGCAGGCGCCCAAGGCACTGCTGCACGATCACCTCGACGGCGGGCTGCGGCCGGCCACCGTGCTGGACATCGCCGACCAGCTCGGCTACGACGGGCTGCCCGCTACCGACGCCGACGAGCTGGCAACCTGGTTTCGCACCCAGTCGCACAGCGGCTCGCTGGAGCGTTACCTGGAGCCGTTCTCGCACACCGTGGCGGTGATGCAGACGCCCGAGTCGCTGTACCGCGTCGCCTACGAATGCGTCGAAGACCTGGCCGCCGACTCGGTGGTGTACGCCGAGGTGCGGTTCGCCCCCGAACTACACATCGACCGGGGGATGTCCTTCGACGAGATCGTCGATTCCGTGCTGTTGGGTTTCGCCGCCGGTGAGCAGGCCTGCGCCGCGGCGGGCCGTCCCATCACGGTGCGCCTGTTGGTGACGGCGATGCGGCACGCCGCGGTGTCTCGCGAAATCGCCGAGCTGGCAATCCGATTCAGAGACAAGGGCGTGGTCGGGTTCGACATCGCCGGCGCCGAGGCCGGCAACCCACCCACCCGGCACCTGGACGCCTTCGAGTACATGCGAGACCACAACGCGCGCTTCACAATTCATGCGGGGGAGGCATTCGGGCTGCCGTCCATTCATGAAGCGATCGCGTTCTGCGGTGCCGACCGGTTGGGCCATGGGGTGCGGATCGTCGACGACATCGACGTCGTCGACGGCCCCAAGGGCAAGATCATCAGGCTGGGTCAGCAGGCATCGATCTTGCGGGACAAGCGAATTCCGCTGGAGCTGTGTCCCAGCTCGAACGTGCAGACCGGCGCGGTGAGAAGCATCGCCGAGCATCCGTTCGACCTGTTGGCCCGGGCTCGCTTCCGGGTGACCGTCAACACCGACAACCGGTTGATGAGCGACACCACGATGAGCGTGGAGATGCATCGTCTGGTCGAGGCGTTCGGCTACGGCTGGAGTGACCTGGAGCGGTTCACCATCAACGCGATGAAGTCGGCGTTCATTCCGTTCGACCAACGGTTGGCGCTCATCGACGACGTGATCAAGCCGCGCTACGCCGTGTTGATCGGCTGA
- a CDS encoding DUF732 domain-containing protein, whose translation MANGVGIIWAAIAPRRVATVGAAVLAVAASTAVPGANAAPPPGCVPVPGQPTRGCAIRAFVADINAAGLRDSRGNTVAVDQALDMCGLMDGGLTPQEMANNFLADNPGLGPDRATQVVTIAINDLCPWHH comes from the coding sequence ATGGCAAATGGTGTCGGCATCATCTGGGCGGCGATCGCGCCGCGGAGGGTTGCGACGGTTGGTGCTGCCGTCCTGGCGGTCGCAGCTTCCACGGCCGTCCCCGGCGCGAATGCCGCTCCGCCGCCGGGATGCGTCCCCGTGCCGGGACAGCCCACCCGGGGTTGCGCGATCCGTGCGTTCGTGGCCGACATCAATGCGGCCGGTCTCAGGGACTCCCGGGGTAACACGGTGGCCGTGGATCAGGCCCTGGATATGTGCGGCCTGATGGACGGCGGCCTCACCCCCCAGGAGATGGCGAACAACTTCTTGGCCGACAATCCGGGGCTGGGGCCCGACAGGGCCACGCAGGTCGTCACGATCGCCATCAACGATCTGTGCCCCTGGCACCACTGA
- a CDS encoding cytochrome P450: MLRGGTATGAPTLSLDLYGREALANPVETYRRIRDAGAAVWLPKNRLWVMGRYCDVRQALGDDQNFVSGRGVAANPLTNALTAGTTLASDGEAHIKRRQQLWHSLSAKALCAVDPLLHAEAATLIDKLCARDDFDGVSEFAAHLPIRVVADLVGVDIDHIRMRKYGRAGFDTLGPANLRALAAMPDGLRFWYYARSIRPGNAKPGGWAAALLKAGREGTVSQAEAKAMVLDFIGPSLDTTILGAAQLLWSLGSNPHAWEELRSNPALVPAATVEAIRLCSPVRGFTRVVKQDTAIDGTTLRRGQRVALLYASANMDETQFDRPEVFSLHRKGTHLGWGFGAHSCIGMHLSKMEMHALLHAMIPEVARIEVADPVPLLNNTLQGFASLRAKFRR; the protein is encoded by the coding sequence ATGTTGCGCGGTGGTACTGCGACCGGGGCGCCGACGTTGTCGCTCGATCTCTACGGCAGGGAAGCGCTGGCCAACCCCGTTGAAACCTACCGCCGCATCCGCGACGCCGGCGCCGCCGTGTGGCTGCCCAAAAACCGGCTCTGGGTCATGGGCCGCTATTGCGATGTCCGCCAGGCCCTTGGCGACGATCAGAACTTCGTCAGCGGCCGCGGTGTCGCCGCCAATCCGTTGACCAATGCGCTGACGGCCGGTACCACCCTGGCCAGTGACGGCGAAGCTCACATCAAGCGGCGCCAGCAACTGTGGCATTCGCTTTCGGCCAAGGCGCTGTGTGCCGTCGATCCGCTGCTGCACGCCGAGGCGGCCACGCTCATCGACAAGCTATGCGCGCGCGACGATTTCGACGGCGTTTCCGAATTCGCCGCGCACCTTCCCATCCGGGTTGTGGCCGATCTGGTCGGCGTCGACATCGACCACATCCGGATGCGCAAATACGGCCGCGCCGGGTTCGACACGTTGGGCCCGGCCAACCTGCGCGCCCTGGCGGCGATGCCGGACGGGTTGCGCTTCTGGTATTACGCGCGGTCCATTCGTCCGGGGAACGCGAAGCCCGGCGGCTGGGCGGCAGCCCTGCTCAAGGCGGGCCGGGAGGGCACGGTGAGCCAGGCGGAGGCCAAGGCCATGGTGCTCGACTTCATCGGCCCGAGCCTGGACACCACGATCCTGGGAGCGGCCCAACTGCTGTGGAGCCTGGGCAGCAACCCCCACGCCTGGGAAGAACTCCGCAGCAATCCCGCCCTGGTGCCGGCCGCCACGGTGGAGGCGATTCGGCTCTGCTCGCCGGTGCGCGGATTCACGCGAGTGGTCAAGCAGGACACCGCAATCGACGGCACCACCCTGCGCCGCGGTCAGCGGGTGGCGTTGCTTTACGCGTCGGCCAACATGGACGAAACCCAATTCGACCGACCCGAGGTCTTCTCGCTGCACCGAAAAGGCACCCACCTCGGTTGGGGTTTCGGCGCCCACAGTTGCATCGGCATGCACCTGTCCAAAATGGAAATGCACGCGCTGCTGCACGCGATGATCCCCGAAGTCGCCCGCATCGAGGTCGCCGACCCAGTCCCGTTGCTGAACAACACGCTGCAGGGGTTCGCATCGCTGCGCGCGAAATTCCGCCGCTAG
- a CDS encoding VWA domain-containing protein — MKLPLLGPVSLTGFQNAWFFLFLLIVLLVTGAYVALQFARRRRVLRFANMEVLARVAPAGPGRWRHVPTILLVTSLVLLTTAMAGPTSDIRIPLNRAVVVLVIDVSESMAANDVPPSRLAAAKEAGKQFADQLTPAINLGLVQFAANATLLVPPTTNRGAVKSAIDGLQPLPKTATGEGLFTALQAIATVGAVMGGGEGPPPARIVLESDGAENVPLDPNAPQGAFTAARAAKSEGVQISTISFGTPYGTVVYNGATIPVPVDDQTLQKICEITDGQSFHADSLESLKEVYTTLQKQIGYETVRGDASAAWMLLGAVVLAGAVLAGLVLNRRLPA, encoded by the coding sequence GTGAAGTTGCCCCTGCTGGGGCCCGTGTCGCTGACGGGCTTCCAGAACGCCTGGTTCTTCTTGTTCCTGCTGATCGTGCTGCTGGTCACGGGCGCCTACGTCGCGCTGCAGTTTGCCCGCCGGCGGCGGGTGCTGCGGTTCGCCAACATGGAGGTGCTGGCGCGGGTCGCGCCGGCCGGCCCGGGCCGGTGGCGGCATGTGCCGACGATCCTGCTGGTCACCTCGCTGGTGCTGCTGACCACGGCGATGGCCGGGCCGACGTCGGATATCCGGATTCCGCTCAACCGCGCCGTCGTGGTGCTGGTCATCGACGTCTCGGAGTCGATGGCGGCCAACGACGTGCCGCCCAGCCGGCTGGCCGCAGCGAAGGAGGCCGGGAAGCAGTTCGCCGACCAGCTCACGCCGGCGATCAACCTCGGATTGGTGCAATTCGCCGCCAACGCCACGCTGCTGGTGCCGCCGACGACCAACCGGGGCGCGGTGAAGTCGGCGATCGACGGCCTGCAGCCGCTGCCGAAGACCGCGACGGGTGAAGGCCTCTTCACCGCGCTGCAGGCCATCGCCACCGTCGGCGCGGTGATGGGCGGCGGCGAAGGCCCGCCGCCGGCCCGCATCGTGCTGGAATCCGACGGCGCCGAGAACGTCCCGCTGGACCCCAACGCGCCGCAGGGCGCGTTCACCGCGGCCCGGGCCGCCAAGTCCGAGGGCGTGCAGATCTCCACGATTTCCTTTGGGACGCCGTACGGCACCGTCGTCTACAACGGCGCCACCATTCCGGTTCCGGTCGACGATCAAACCCTGCAGAAGATCTGCGAGATCACCGACGGCCAGTCCTTCCACGCCGACAGCCTGGAATCGCTCAAAGAGGTCTACACGACGCTGCAGAAGCAGATCGGCTACGAAACCGTGCGCGGCGACGCCAGCGCGGCCTGGATGCTGCTCGGCGCGGTCGTCCTGGCCGGCGCCGTGCTGGCCGGCCTGGTCCTCAACCGCAGGCTGCCGGCCTAG
- a CDS encoding MauE/DoxX family redox-associated membrane protein, whose translation MKVLLAQALLGAMFAVAAASKLADRDGARRAIAAVGVPRRTAAVVGWGLACAEFAVALALLAGVWLAGRATGYSAVAATVALVMLTGFSAVVLASLARGRALECHCFGRLSSGPAGWSTLARNAFFAALAVFVALHGHFGGPLAAIAIAMLALWLGPALYARWTARPGAPAADLALPDRAGHIWTLDRLQEDRRPLVLVFSQPGCGACDALLPEVLGWQRDLPGRITVAVINAGAASDAVPLELVDERRAAFAAYHITATPSAVLIDAGRRLDAASGAGPIRELVDRAVRLSTQSTFTRRGLLRRASAGLASAGVLPVAAACAADHPSNAKALQVEDVWMCEQTFALCTTAPCVPSPTDPTISVCDCVVVNGNSIGSKNCTERAQSGSKIRSAFSTVNINTNFAVLSCPSAAPWANCLDVECEIDPRNPARAKCQCVTVKTGPSITFGGGCDTATCTSTIWSAASPEMYQAGMRQLRTAMDRVGKPVTFPPPCPAK comes from the coding sequence GTGAAAGTTCTGCTAGCACAGGCACTTCTGGGAGCAATGTTCGCTGTCGCCGCCGCTTCGAAGCTGGCGGATCGTGACGGGGCGCGGCGGGCAATCGCAGCCGTCGGGGTTCCGCGCCGGACCGCGGCGGTCGTGGGTTGGGGGCTGGCCTGCGCCGAGTTCGCAGTCGCACTGGCACTGCTCGCGGGAGTGTGGCTCGCGGGACGGGCGACCGGGTACTCGGCCGTCGCCGCCACGGTGGCGTTGGTCATGCTCACCGGGTTCAGCGCGGTGGTGCTGGCGAGCCTGGCCCGCGGCCGGGCGCTCGAATGCCACTGCTTCGGCCGGCTGTCATCGGGACCGGCGGGCTGGTCAACGCTGGCCAGGAACGCGTTCTTCGCGGCGCTGGCCGTGTTCGTCGCGCTGCATGGTCACTTCGGCGGGCCGCTGGCCGCTATCGCGATCGCCATGCTGGCGCTGTGGCTGGGGCCGGCGTTGTACGCGCGCTGGACCGCACGCCCGGGCGCCCCGGCGGCCGACCTGGCATTGCCCGACCGGGCGGGGCACATCTGGACCCTGGACCGGCTGCAAGAGGACCGCCGACCGCTGGTTCTGGTCTTCAGCCAACCGGGATGCGGCGCTTGCGATGCCCTGCTGCCCGAGGTCCTCGGCTGGCAGCGCGACCTGCCCGGGCGCATCACCGTCGCGGTGATCAATGCCGGTGCGGCGAGCGACGCGGTGCCGCTGGAGCTCGTCGACGAGCGTCGGGCCGCGTTCGCCGCCTATCACATCACCGCTACGCCCAGCGCGGTCCTCATCGACGCCGGCCGCAGGCTGGACGCGGCGAGCGGGGCCGGACCCATCCGCGAACTCGTCGACCGCGCGGTGCGGCTTTCTACGCAGAGCACGTTCACCCGGCGCGGCCTGCTGCGTCGTGCGTCGGCCGGCTTGGCCTCGGCCGGCGTTCTTCCCGTCGCCGCGGCGTGCGCAGCAGATCACCCGAGCAACGCCAAAGCCCTTCAGGTCGAGGACGTTTGGATGTGCGAGCAGACCTTCGCGCTGTGCACCACCGCGCCGTGCGTGCCCTCGCCCACCGATCCCACCATTTCGGTGTGCGATTGCGTCGTCGTCAACGGCAACTCGATCGGATCGAAAAACTGCACCGAACGGGCGCAATCCGGCAGCAAGATCCGGTCGGCCTTCTCGACGGTCAACATCAACACCAACTTCGCGGTGCTCAGCTGCCCGTCCGCGGCGCCCTGGGCGAACTGCCTCGACGTGGAATGCGAGATCGATCCCCGCAACCCGGCCCGCGCCAAGTGCCAGTGCGTGACGGTGAAAACCGGCCCGTCGATCACGTTCGGCGGCGGCTGCGACACCGCCACCTGCACCTCGACGATCTGGTCGGCCGCCAGCCCGGAGATGTATCAGGCCGGCATGCGGCAGCTCCGAACGGCGATGGATCGGGTGGGCAAGCCGGTCACCTTTCCCCCGCCCTGCCCCGCGAAATAG
- a CDS encoding VWA domain-containing protein, with protein MSLPGIGPLPLYGFQRPGMLLFAVVPLALLGVYVAVQARRRRRLHRFTEAPVPQSPWRHLPIAVSLLALLLLTVALATPTHDMRIPRNRAVIMLVIDMSNSMRSTDVAPTRLKAAEDAATQFAKQLTPGINLGLVGFAGTPYLLVPPTPQHQATTEALKNLQFGDGTATGEAIFTALHAIEATAVAGGDTPPPARIVLLSDGGENRPTDPNDPHDGVFTASRLAKDHGVPISTIAFGTKNGDIVMNGQRVAVPVSTDQMKNVAKLSGGKSYSATNIDELNKSYNAIENEIGYRIVPGPGSAGWLRLGVIAAIVAAGLSLLINRRLPT; from the coding sequence GTGTCGCTTCCCGGAATCGGCCCACTGCCGCTGTACGGGTTTCAACGCCCGGGCATGCTGCTGTTCGCCGTGGTGCCGCTGGCGCTGCTCGGCGTGTACGTCGCCGTCCAGGCCCGCCGCCGGCGCCGCCTGCACCGGTTCACCGAGGCCCCGGTCCCGCAGTCGCCGTGGCGGCATCTCCCGATCGCCGTGTCGCTGCTCGCCCTGTTACTGCTCACCGTGGCGCTGGCCACCCCCACCCATGACATGCGCATCCCGCGCAACCGCGCCGTCATCATGCTGGTGATCGACATGTCCAATTCCATGCGGTCCACCGACGTCGCCCCCACCCGGCTCAAGGCCGCCGAGGACGCCGCCACCCAATTCGCCAAGCAGCTGACGCCCGGCATCAACCTCGGCCTGGTCGGGTTCGCCGGCACGCCCTACCTGCTGGTCCCCCCGACCCCGCAACACCAGGCGACCACCGAGGCGTTAAAGAACCTGCAATTCGGCGACGGCACCGCGACCGGCGAGGCCATCTTCACCGCCCTGCACGCGATCGAAGCCACCGCCGTGGCCGGTGGCGACACGCCGCCGCCGGCGCGCATCGTGCTGCTGTCCGACGGCGGGGAGAACCGGCCCACCGACCCCAACGATCCGCACGACGGTGTCTTCACGGCGTCGCGCTTGGCCAAGGATCACGGGGTGCCCATCTCGACGATCGCCTTCGGCACCAAGAACGGCGACATCGTCATGAACGGGCAACGCGTCGCCGTCCCGGTGTCGACGGATCAGATGAAGAACGTCGCCAAGCTGTCCGGCGGAAAGTCCTACTCCGCCACCAACATTGACGAACTGAACAAGAGCTACAACGCCATCGAGAACGAGATCGGGTACCGCATCGTGCCGGGCCCCGGGAGCGCGGGATGGCTGCGCCTCGGCGTCATCGCCGCGATCGTCGCCGCGGGGTTGTCGCTGTTGATCAATCGACGGCTGCCGACTTAG
- the satS gene encoding protein export chaperone SatS, whose translation MADLVPIRLSLSAGDRYTVWAPRWRDAGDEWEAFLGKDEDLYGFETVADLVAFVRVDSDNDLVDHPAWADLTTAHAHTFEPAKDKEFDLVAVEELVAEKPTEESVNALAGTLAIVASIGSVCELSAVSKFFNGNPDLGTVSGGVDHFTGKAGQKRWNAIAAIIGRGWDDVLSAIDEIISTPDVDADAAAKAADELAEEREEPEEPEEPEETDAAEATEEPEDTADQDDEDDQEEDDARAEGDTVVLGSEEDFWLQVGIDPIRIMTDSGTFYTLRCYLDDDPIFLGRNGRISVFSSERALARYLADEHDHDLSDLSTYDDIRTAATDGSLTVDITDDNIYVLSGLADDFADGPDAVDKDQLELAVELLRDIGDYSEESTVDKTLEPSRPLGKLVACVLEPDSVSRPSPPYAAAVREWEQLERFVESRLRRE comes from the coding sequence ATGGCCGACCTCGTACCCATCCGCCTGAGCCTGTCCGCTGGTGACCGCTACACCGTGTGGGCGCCTCGGTGGCGCGACGCCGGGGACGAATGGGAGGCGTTCCTGGGCAAGGATGAGGACCTGTACGGCTTCGAGACCGTCGCTGACCTGGTGGCATTCGTCCGTGTCGATTCCGATAACGATCTCGTCGACCACCCGGCATGGGCCGACCTGACCACCGCCCACGCGCACACCTTCGAACCGGCGAAGGACAAGGAGTTCGACCTCGTCGCCGTTGAGGAGCTGGTGGCCGAGAAGCCGACCGAGGAGTCGGTGAACGCGCTGGCGGGCACGCTGGCGATCGTGGCTTCCATCGGATCGGTATGCGAGCTGTCGGCGGTGTCGAAGTTCTTCAACGGCAATCCGGACCTGGGCACGGTGTCCGGCGGCGTCGACCACTTCACCGGCAAGGCCGGCCAGAAGCGCTGGAATGCGATCGCCGCGATCATCGGGCGAGGCTGGGACGACGTGCTCAGCGCGATCGACGAGATCATCAGCACGCCCGACGTCGACGCCGACGCCGCCGCCAAGGCCGCCGACGAGCTGGCCGAGGAGCGCGAAGAACCCGAAGAGCCCGAAGAGCCCGAAGAGACGGACGCCGCCGAAGCCACGGAGGAGCCCGAGGACACGGCGGACCAAGACGACGAAGACGACCAAGAAGAAGACGACGCCCGCGCCGAGGGCGACACCGTCGTCCTGGGCAGCGAAGAGGACTTCTGGCTGCAGGTGGGCATCGACCCGATCCGGATCATGACCGACTCCGGCACCTTCTACACGCTGCGCTGCTACCTGGACGACGATCCGATCTTTTTGGGCCGCAACGGCCGGATCAGCGTGTTCAGCTCCGAGCGGGCGCTGGCGCGCTACCTCGCCGACGAACACGACCACGACCTGTCGGACCTGAGCACCTACGACGACATCCGCACCGCCGCCACCGACGGCTCACTGACCGTCGACATCACCGACGACAACATCTACGTGCTCAGCGGGCTGGCCGACGATTTCGCCGACGGGCCCGACGCCGTGGATAAGGACCAGCTCGAGCTGGCCGTCGAGCTGCTGCGCGACATCGGCGACTACTCCGAGGAAAGCACCGTGGACAAGACGCTGGAACCGAGTCGGCCGCTGGGCAAGCTGGTGGCCTGCGTGCTGGAGCCCGACTCGGTGAGCAGGCCGTCGCCGCCGTACGCCGCAGCGGTACGCGAGTGGGAGCAGCTGGAACGGTTCGTGGAGTCGCGGCTGCGGCGCGAGTAG
- a CDS encoding alkaline phosphatase family protein, translated as MRIFGAALLALVALACPVPPRVLAAGVLPTPSHVVIVVEENRGNIIGNKSAPFINALAAGGALMTQSFAEAHPSEPNYLALFAGDTFGLTKDSCPVNAGAAPNLASELLSAGYTFVGYAEDLPAVGSPVCSAGKYARKHVPWANFTNVPPANSVPFSAFPMGNYANLPTVSFVIPNNDNNMHDGSVAAGDAWLNRQLVGYANWARANNSLLILTWDEDDDGPRNQIPTVIYGAHVQPGSYSEPITHYNVLSTLEQMYGLPKTGKAATASPIASIWSA; from the coding sequence CTGCGGATCTTCGGAGCGGCGTTGTTGGCGCTGGTTGCGCTGGCCTGCCCCGTGCCCCCTCGGGTGCTGGCCGCGGGGGTGCTGCCGACCCCGTCGCACGTGGTGATCGTGGTCGAGGAGAACCGCGGCAACATCATCGGCAACAAGTCCGCGCCCTTCATCAACGCGCTGGCCGCCGGCGGCGCACTGATGACGCAGTCGTTCGCCGAGGCGCACCCCAGCGAGCCGAACTACCTCGCGCTGTTCGCGGGCGACACCTTCGGCCTGACCAAGGACTCCTGCCCGGTGAACGCCGGCGCCGCACCCAACCTGGCCTCCGAATTGCTTTCTGCCGGTTACACATTCGTTGGCTATGCCGAAGACCTGCCGGCCGTCGGATCGCCGGTGTGCAGCGCGGGCAAGTACGCCCGCAAGCACGTGCCGTGGGCGAACTTCACCAATGTGCCGCCGGCGAACTCGGTGCCGTTCTCGGCGTTTCCGATGGGCAACTACGCCAACCTGCCGACGGTGTCGTTCGTCATTCCCAACAACGACAACAACATGCACGACGGCTCGGTCGCCGCGGGCGACGCCTGGCTGAACCGCCAGCTCGTCGGCTACGCCAACTGGGCCCGCGCCAACAACAGCCTGCTGATCCTGACGTGGGACGAGGACGACGACGGACCCCGCAATCAGATCCCCACGGTGATCTACGGCGCCCACGTGCAGCCGGGCAGCTACAGCGAACCGATCACCCACTACAACGTGCTGTCCACGCTCGAGCAGATGTACGGGCTACCCAAGACGGGCAAGGCGGCGACCGCCTCCCCAATCGCCAGCATTTGGAGCGCGTAA
- the upp gene encoding uracil phosphoribosyltransferase, which translates to MDVSVIDHPLVAARLTVLRDERTDNAVFRAALRELTSMLVYEATRDAPRAPVPIRTPMAETVGSRLAKPPLLVPVLRAGLGMVYEAHAVIPESRVGFVGVARDEDTARPVPYLESLPDDLSDLPVMVLDPMVATGGSITYTIELLLRRGATDITVLCVVAAPEGLAALEKTAPNVRVFTAAVDDGLNEIFYIVPGLGDAGDRQFGPR; encoded by the coding sequence ATGGACGTGAGCGTCATCGACCACCCGCTGGTCGCCGCGCGGCTCACTGTGCTGCGCGACGAGCGCACCGACAATGCGGTCTTCCGGGCCGCGCTGCGGGAACTGACGTCGATGCTGGTCTACGAGGCCACCCGGGACGCCCCGCGTGCGCCGGTCCCAATCCGTACGCCGATGGCCGAGACGGTCGGATCGCGGCTGGCCAAACCACCCTTGCTGGTTCCGGTGCTGCGCGCCGGCCTGGGCATGGTCTACGAGGCGCATGCCGTGATTCCGGAGTCCCGCGTCGGATTCGTCGGCGTGGCCCGCGACGAGGACACCGCGCGACCGGTGCCGTATCTGGAGTCGCTGCCCGACGATCTGAGCGATCTGCCCGTGATGGTTCTCGACCCGATGGTGGCCACCGGCGGGTCGATCACGTACACCATTGAGCTGTTGCTGCGCCGCGGCGCGACGGACATCACCGTGCTCTGTGTGGTGGCCGCGCCGGAAGGCCTTGCGGCGCTTGAGAAGACAGCACCGAACGTGCGGGTTTTCACCGCCGCCGTCGACGACGGCCTGAACGAGATTTTCTACATCGTCCCGGGCCTCGGCGACGCCGGCGACCGGCAGTTCGGGCCGCGCTAG